Genomic DNA from Telopea speciosissima isolate NSW1024214 ecotype Mountain lineage chromosome 2, Tspe_v1, whole genome shotgun sequence:
TGGAGTCTGCGTGATCCCTCAGTTCACGGAGCCACCTCTGCACATTGTCAAAAGTTTGCCTCTTTGTTATGTCATAGACCAAGAGTGCACCAACTGCACCTCTGTAATATGCACTCGTGATGGCACGGTACCTCTCTTGACCAGCCGTGTCCCATATCTGTGCCTTGACTGTCTTTCCATCTACCTGTTTGAGAGAACCAAGGGGTTCATTACATTAGTGTTTTGTTTCTAACTCAATAAGTTTATGCTGTATGTATTGGAATCTACTGAGGGGGTAGTAGGAGAGAGATGAATTCTCCTTTCAGGGTATATATTTAAACATAAGTCCACATCTCTCCAATTTGTAAACGGCAAACATGGTCTTAGATGGGAGTACAATTTCTATTGATCACACAAGTTAGGCACGAAATAAATATATCGCAAATTAGAGTATGCTCATGTTTTAACTATTCAGTGAGGTTCTGGAGCAGTGTAAAAGAATAACTCTCTTCAAATAAAGACCAATTTACAGCCATAATTCGCATGGAATTTGCGAGAATTTGAAAGAATTTGGTATTTCATATAAGCTAAGTAGTTCAATCTTAAACAGTATTTGTTAGGGACACAATCAACTGAACGGtaattcaatatatatatatatatatatatatatatatatatatatatatatatatttttacattTCATGAAGATTTAAAATACTTCTGTTATTCAAATTCTGGAACAAAATCTTGAACAGGACCTGTGCAATCTAGAACCTAGGAATTGAAGATATGAAAACAGCAGAATTGGAAATGACGTTGGACAGAGTATGTCCACAGTTAAAATCGATTTGATATTGCCGTAGAATTAACAGAGACTGCAAGATTTCCATAAAATTCTTTTTCCATGAGTTCCTAAAAAGAAGCATGCATAAGATTGTAACATCAAGATATGATGGCGCTCATTAATAAGAAAACTTCTTGTGAGATAAACAACAAATGCATTTCTAATTTAATATTCCGGGAACCAAAACGTAAACAGATGAACAACAAACAAGGTAATGGAGAGcagaaaaaattatatataacaGAGCAGAAGCAAGATCACAAAGATGAAGACACACCTCCAAAGTCCTTGTAGCGAATTCAACTCCGATGGTCGATTTAGACTCCAAACAGAACTCATTACGAGTAAACCTCGAAAGAATGTTCGATTTTCCAACACCAGAATCTCCGATCAAGACGATCTTAAATAGATAATCGTATTCGTGATCAACCTTATGAGCCATTACTAGGCCTCAGATATATTCTCCAACCTACCAGATACATTCCAGATTCAGAACGAAGAAAAAAcaataattcaaaattcaaacaaaaccaaagaaaactCTACTTTCTGTAGACAGATCAGATCATCAGATAAACCCAAAGAGACGTTggagggaaagggaaagaatcAATACCCTGAAACGTAGTCTAAAACAATGGGGGAACAAACGAGAAGAGATTGTGATGATATGGCCTGCAAAGATCTCC
This window encodes:
- the LOC122653251 gene encoding ras-related protein Rab2BV, which codes for MAHKVDHEYDYLFKIVLIGDSGVGKSNILSRFTRNEFCLESKSTIGVEFATRTLEVDGKTVKAQIWDTAGQERYRAITSAYYRGAVGALLVYDITKRQTFDNVQRWLRELRDHADSNIVIMMAGNKSDLSHLRAVQEEDARVLAEKEGLSFLETSALEAYNIEKAFQTILTEIYHIISKKALAAQEAANSTSLPGQGTTINVGDASGNWNKKNCCST